Within Paralichthys olivaceus isolate ysfri-2021 chromosome 14, ASM2471397v2, whole genome shotgun sequence, the genomic segment ACTGGAAACAATCATCTTTGACCAGCAGCAGAACCTTTCTACAGATTTGTGTCATAACCAGGAGGAACCAATTtggacaataaaatataaaatagcaAAAGAATTTCAAAAAGGAAATCTCATTAATGAGGACTTGACTTTGTTGCAGGTGGTTCCTATGAATAACgtgaaaagagaaatgtttgactAATGAAACTCTTATCAGATATCCATACAATCAGTTTGGGACAAAATTGTATTGAATGGACAGGACTTTTCATTCCTTGACATTTTAGTGACATTAACCGGTGGTGTACTGTGTTTTGTAATACACTCATGTACTTACACTCCTCCAGGTAGGGAATCATTTTGTAAACAATATCCTGCAGTTGTCTGTCAggcctgtggaggaaaaaagcaTTTGAGGCTGAATAGTCTGCTTCACTATATAAACACCTGAGTGGCAGCATATAAACAGTCTAAATATCGTAAATAGGACCCAGTTCAGGTGCAACACATGTAGAGACTATTTTGTTCCCTGTGCAACAAATGTAACTATTTAGCATTTATTCCTGACTTTTAGACGTTTCACATGACATTTCTGGGATAATGTTTATACTTTTTGTTTGTATCTATGCTGTTCTttacactttgtgtttgtgtgtcctggGAAACTGACTGTTCCCATCTGGGACAATAAAGTAAACTTGAACTTAAATTTCAGAATTCTCTGTGTAAAAAAACTTAAACATAAGCAAGAAAACTAATGTATTCCAGTTTCAacaataaattgtgtttttccgCTCTCTGACTAACTTCAATTCGACTGTCAAAAACCCATCTGACAGCCACTTGCTTGATTTAACAGGTTTAACAGAGAACGTCAAAAGTCATCAAGCACCAAGAATGAGCACCTACCTGATGTTGTAAAGGGGTTGACTTTGATGGACCACAATGTTGCATGTGGGACACCTGCTGCTGTAGAAGAAGTGCTTCACGATGCAGCTTTTGCAATCTGAGAAAAAGTAAAACCGCACAATATAGAGCAGGAAGTCAGGTATGTGATGCAGTCAAACTGAAAAGGACTTTTGAGGctgatataaatatgaatacgTGAATAATCTTGTGAATATGTTAAAgcttatattcatatttatagcAATACATAAACATATCAGATAAAGATCCCTGAAAAGAATAGTGATCAAATCATACAATGAGCAAGACGTTTTTCAGTTAAAGATGACACAACTGTGTCAGTTGCTTCTATTGGACAAAAGTTCAGTCTTGGAGCCCATCGGCTGTTGTCTGGCTGTGAATTAGCCTCTAGGGGCAACGgtcaatattttggggcttcagctgtagacagcagatatctGGGCCAAGACTCAACCTTCTGTTCACcatacactgtttacagtctgagTTCCTTTTACACACGACAAAGGGCTGCTCACacgtgattggtcaaagtaGAAACGGAAACCAGAAGGCTGTTTGCCCCAAACTGTTGCCCCTCACCTTCAGATTCCACataatcaaatgtaaaatctaTTAATAGACATTAGACCAGGTTGAATTGGATTAAATCTTTGGTTCTGATAGTCAATTCTCTTGTTACTCAAtggcaaatataaatataaatatatatagaagtATCTGTAAAACGGTGATATTGGCCAACAATACATTGTTCCAACCAGTTTATCGGCTAGTGTCTTGAATACGGTGTTGTTTAACTCTGGTATATGTTGGACACCGTGTCAGGGGTTAAATGCATCCCAGGTTCAGACCCATATTTTACACCATTACACAAAATGTTCCATCTCCCTTACTAAAGGTTAGATTTCCAAAGAAGAAATTGAATCAATGCATATATGTTTTTATGCACGCAGTGTTGAAAGTGTTCAGACACCAGGATCTAGACGACACCTGTGTCGTAACTTACATGTGTGCAGACACTCTGTGATGGTGGTGGCGTCGATGAGGAAGCCGCAGCACAGGGCACAGCGGATGTATGGATAGAACTGGTTGAGGGGGAGCTTTGGCTGTTGAGACATGAACATTCACAGTGAAGAGACACAGCTTAGAGATATCCATGACGTGATTTAAGGGCTGGTTCAAAAAACTACATGAAAAGGAACAAAACTTTAGTGCTGGATTTAATACAAACAGTAACCAACATAAAGAGAGGGCCAGAGGAGAAATGACATTCATTGTGATTACCTCTCACATTGGTGTGGATGGAAATGAGCTGGCAGACAAATATTCAATAGATGCATCAAAGATAGGGAAATGAGCCGAAACTAAAGGCGTAACCAAGTCAGACACGGAAAAATTAATGGCAAGAGCTGTGGGACGAGGAAATCATGTCTGGTATGACTCCAGCATTCACAGGAAAGTAGAAGAAGTGAGAGGAAGCAacagaaggagcaggaggaggacatcACATCTGGAATGAGATGTTAGACTGTCCCAGATACcagcaggagacacattcaCTTCAAGGCACAGAGGAACCAACAGGGATGAGaggctcagctgctgcaggactttATTCAGGGTTTTAGAAAGATCCGAAATTAGAAAAAGAATCCAGTTCGATTTAACAGCTGCTCTGgtgttcactgtttcccagaaGGTGGCAGAAACGCACCTGTTGCTACCACCATTAAAGAACAGGAGGACTTTGAGTGTGTGATTCAGTGCAGGCGTCAGCTCAGTGAGCAGCACAGGACACGTGGTAACATCGACTATGAGTGAGGCAGAAGAAAAGTAAGTCCAGCATGAAACGTACCTCGGTCTCTGAATCGCTGTCTGACACGTGCGTTGACCCTTCATGACTCCTGAGACCACACGGAGGCGATGACATTCCCAACAACCAGCTTCCTTTAGCCTCCAGCTGCAGGGACAAGACGCACAGTGATTCTCCACACGTCGGACAGATGTTATCAGTGTGTGACCTGCGGGGAGTTAGCAACGCTTAGCCACCGGCTGCGGTTAGCTCGCTGCGTTAAAACGTTCCCGTATGGAGCTAGCGTTAAAGTTGCGCTGACTCAGGTGAAAGCCTGTTGATCCGCTCCCGTCATCTTGAATCTGTGTGAAGTCACTTCCTACTTTGATCTACTTTGTTGTCGTCACTCACGTTAGCCACCGTTTCCCTCTCGTGTCCCTCGAGCGGCAACAACAATGGCACTTCCGCTTTGGAACCGTCAGAATAAAAGCGACTGTGAGGAGAAAACGCGTGGGAAAAACTAATGAGATGGATGTTAAAATACACCCGTAGTGTGTGTTCACGCTTTAGTTTGATTCGTGTTCAGTGCAAAGTCCTGGCctaagaaaaatacaaatgtgtaaTAGCGTAGGACAGAAGGAATTATGTTTGTATGCTATGAGGACAAAAATCGGTGAATCAAAGAATGTGGAGACACACCGGGGATAAGATCTGCAGCATTATATCTAAGAAAATACAGTGTCTCAGtaattccacacacacagttgacaaTGGCCATTTATTTTGAAGACACAATGACGTATTTTCCGGGAAAACCAACTACTAGATAAGAAGGTTCTACTTTGATTtcaccagcagggggagctgtAAACATATAAATGCAGCCAGGGCAAAGAGTCCCTTGTTTATTTATGGAGGAGCAGAAGTCATCCCTTTGTTTCTCTTGAATTTATTACTTTGTGTTTCAAAcccatttatttttatccattCTATTGGTTTGTATTTGTGTCATTAGTTAAAGCTTTGGATTGTTATTTGCAGTAAACAACCCCTGAAAAATGGATTAAGATGGCTGAAATGGATAAGGTATAATTTCACAACTGCACAACATAGCATAGCATAACAATctggataaaatatattctcATTACAGGGCTGAGGAAGGACTAATCATATTTGAACCACAATTGACAGATCAATGTGTTAAAAACATGCTTCACACGAGGACACAATCTATTCCCACTGTGTTACTGTCTCTAAAGGGCTCTGTGAAGCAGCTTGGGCAGAGGTTCAGATAAAAAAGCACCAATAAAAAGAGCtctattgaatgaaactttttACAGTGTCAGAGCAGCACCGATCTTCCATCAGgacacattcaattcaattttatttgtatagcaccaaatcatagcccacattatttcaaggcacttcacattgaaggtcaagaccttaaacattacagagaaacccaacagttctcacaatgagcagcactttggcaactttAGAGAAAAAACTCCTTcaataactggaagaaacctttagaaccagactcaatgtgggcggccatctgccttgaccggttggggtgagtagagaaaaatggagaggagaagaaaggtgggtggaaaagaggggagagaagagagagacagatggggagtgggagagaggggggagagagagaggagagagagaccaggaacagttgtgtaaccatcatgtTTCAACTCTGactagttgttataatgaaaacaataagagtgatggtttttaaaaaataataatattaatagctgtttttgtctgaatcctgcagctctgagagatacctgcagagagagagagagagagaaagagaaagagaaagagaaagagagaaatgacaTGTACTccttatttatattatattatacaggACAGAATCTCAAGCATTACAGTGTTTTTAGTACTGCAGCAGATAAACGTGTAAGAGGGTAAGTgggtttattttaattttcccTGTTTTCAGAAAGAAGAAttaattaacaacacatttagTGAcgtgatatctatgagtgtctggaatttggtgcagcttgactgaaggtaaggtatgcgctctactgaatGACCTTCTATTCGATAAAGGCAGATAAAACAGCTGATAACTTGTGCTGGTCTTTCTGTGTATGAGAATAGAAACTTGTTTGGTGTCTCTAAGATTTAATAGACTCAAATGTAAGTTTCATGGCAGGAAAACTCAATAAAGCATGATGTatattatgttttatatgtggGAGGTTATAACCTGTAATTTTGCTGCTTAACAAAATGCCAGATTGTTGTTAATGCTGTCAACTGTCCATCATAAGTCTGTTTATCTCCTAAAAATCCTGCATTTTTGTTAAATCAATGAGTTTATGTGCTGAACACCATCTGCTCGCTAATATCTGGGGCTTCTCGCGGGCAAATATTTACTTTTGAGAGATTTTCTTTGTGAAGAGCTGTGGACTACTTTCTATTTGCCAAAGGATGTGTCTCTGGGGACATACACTTGAACTTGTCACACTGTGCTGTCAGCTTTTCAACTTTCAGTTTCTCTGAAAGTCATGCAACTTGTCCCTGTCAATAATGTAGCATTGAAAAATGCAATCATTGCGCTCTTGTGCAAAAATCCTGTTGTCATGACCCAAGTGGAAATTTCCAGACGTCATCTCATTGTGTGTAATAGTTTTACCTGTATAATCACTTCGTGCTTGTTCTGGAGACATTGTTCTCAAAGATGACATAACTTGATTTAAACTGTTTGCTTCTGGTTTTTCCCAGAACGTGTACTAAAAATATCTTCTGAGATTGTTTACGTAGATTGCATCTCAGGAAGAACATTTGGGGCGTAGACTGTTCACAGTTGACCTTCTGATTCAGCAGGGCATCTACGTACCTGACTGCTGCTGGCAAGTTTACAGGCCGTGAGGTGGATTGAGCTCATGAAACCTCAAAGATCTCGAggtctcctttttcttcttttgagaaaatctattttattgAGTATCAATGATTCAATGTATccacaaaacaggaaatgagaaagTCCAAGAAATAATGCTCacgtttttcttgttttttttccacccccTTCTGAAATCCCACTCAAACCCAACTCGTCTCTGGGTGATGGACGCAACAAAAAAGGGCaaaagcaaagacacacactaaatgaaaaataagttaaaatgaaatcaaataaaacaattattaaaggaaaaaaacaaaaggatacCTTTTCTATGAGGGACAAACTTTGTCAAATTTCTTCAGAGAACCTCCAAGAGAAAACCTTAACCTCTCCAGCTTTAGATTGTGTAGAAGCTCTTTGATCCACCGATCATAAGATGGGGGCACAGCGTGCTTCCAGTTTTAGTCCATATCTGGCACAGATGGAGGAGTGGTGGACTAATTCAAGAATGAGTGAAAGTTTGTGTTACATGTAAATAAATTCCCTCAGGTAGATTTCATGGTACAAAGAAGTGGACAGACGGATGGACAACCTAGACACATAAAGCCTCCAACCACTGATGAGAAGAAGTGGCTGTTGAAAAGAAATGGATATACAGTGTAGTTCTGAGGGAGGATGAGGTTCTTCTAGTGTCACTGCGTGGCAATGTATATACAGAACAGTGCATCTTATTTGACAGTGTAGAACACAGTATGGAAAGCAATAGAAATCTAACAATTTGGGACTTTTTAAATTGACCCTTTATTTTTCTCATGGCTGAATGAGGACGGTCTTTGGCACATCAGTGCCTTGAGCTACTGCTATAATGTTTACAGTGACAATATTAACTTGTAAAATGTTCagcatgtttgttattttaatttcgCTTGTTAACTTGCTAACAATTGCTAAATGTCACCACACACAGTAGAGCTGGGGTGTAGCTGTCAGTAATGAACAGGTATTTGGTTAAAAAAAGTATTGCTCTACTTGGTATTTTGACGAGATGATGATGGCACAAGATGAAAAGTCACCATAGTTGGTTACATCCTATAAAATTCAAGTACCGCGGACGTGtaaatcaaacaataaaattgaaaatacaAACGCTTggtttgtcttgtgttttctcatttgttgtttttgtgatttgctggtgtgattttgttgttgtgttattttgttgttgtgttttcccaTTTGTTGTTCTGATTGGCCCTTCAGGGCCAACATAATCAAGTAGATGTGGAGATATTTCATGGCAATCATGGCAATTGCTGGGATATTTCAATACTGCACAAAGACCAACATTGCCTAAAGGCTAAATGTTAATGACAATGGTGAGCAGAGTAATGCCTGAAAACCTGCCTGTGGAACATCACTACAAGGAGAACAACTTTTTTGGCACATTTATATATCACAGGCTGCATCTTATCAGCGATAATATTTTGTAACTTTTCCATTCACAAATAAACAACTTCAGGTATCAACAAAAGACTTGGAGCCGATTGACTTTATCAAAACActgattctgtattttttttcagaaatagaAAATTCAAAGCATTTACAATTTGCACAGTAGTCATAGTGTTCCAACCCTTGGAGAATGGTGTTCGTGGGGCACCTCATATCCgtgcagtgtttttattcatatcaGTACAGAGCGGTTCTTAGACGTCAGGAGCCTTGATTCATTTGATGCAGAGCCAATTATGAAACAAAACAgttaaaaataacttaaaaacCCTGTGTGCATTTTGTGGTTAAGTCCCTTCAGACCCTTGTTGTAGCTGAACACGCATTCGACAGCACGTAGCTGTCTCTTCTCTCAGATCCCACATGGCTCCGATGTCTTGCCATTTAGGGCTTCATTACCTTCATTTAGTTTGGCAACACACTGTGGGACGGAGCTGATTGACTGTCAGACAAACGAAGATTACagccaatacacacacaccacaacatTCTATCTAAAGTTAGCAATTACCCCGTTTTGTTCAATTAAACAGGATTCTGGTTATTTTGATTGTAAATGCTCTACATCTGTCACGACAGTCTCTGCATTACCCATCAATTCTGGGGCAAGAACAGTTCTCCGAAGCTGGTGTTGTCTGGTGGTTGAATCTTCCTCTTTCCGAGCTCCAGCCCCTTAAGTTGAGGCCTAAGACCAAGACACATCACATTTGCATGGAGCTGCAGATAATTATGGGCCAAACTGTCATACAAACATGTCTCAGAGGCAGAGCTGCTCTGGAGGCAGGAATAATCTCATTAGCTGAGTTACAGAAGTGACACTATAACATCCTGGAAATCGCTGAGGGCCCAACACAACTGTTTTTGTCCCATAGAAGGAGTGTTTCTTAAGATGTTAGTAGATCATCTGACTCCACATTCAACTTGAacacagtggagagaaaaaagacagtGAACCATTTAGAATATGTATTAAAACGTGGTCAGATCCTCAGCCGGTGACAGGGGGCTGGTTTCTCCATAGTCTGACAATGACACCATAGCAACAGAATGTACTGCTTGTGATGATGCTGTGAATTTGACGGTCGTGAGGAATGCTAAATCCTTGATGCTGTCGTGTTAATGTCACAGCTCCACCCATGTCTCTGCCTGACAGATGATCAAAGCTAAGTGGATTAATCATAGTTCTAAAGGTTACTGTAACTTCATCTAATATTAAACTGAAGACCACTAAGCAGATGTGCTTTTGCTATGAAAAACAAGAATAAGactatacaaatataaacatcTAATCTGTGGTGTGACCCAAAGATTAAGAACGAGCCTGTAGCTTCACGGCTCTCTTGCTGTCCAAGTAATCTCCGGCCGTGCAACAAAAGTAACTGGAACTTTTGGACCCCAGGAACTTTCTCCAAGGAACTTAAAAGTTTCTTTCACACCTGTTCACCACTGTTTCCACCACAGTCTACATAGACCAGGAGAGATGTATGAACAACCAATGGCTTCAACAAGCTGTTCCACTCCAGTCGACCAGGAGGTCACAATGCAAACGATTATACAACAAGGATGAAACTGTAACAATTAAGCAAAACAGCAGTAAACATGGAAGATATTCAAACCATACTGCTGAAAAAATATTGCAGGAATACTTAACCAATCAGTCCTCTTCCAAACTGCAATCCCTACCACACCTCTTTACTTTTCCAAAGTACTACCTCCCTTGAAGGGGCGTTTTTTGGGATAAAAAAGATTTCCACTGATCTTAATTGCGACCCAGTTTCTGCAAAGTTTCCTAGTTCCTGTGGaaagctcctccagctccactggaACACAGGCTAGGAGTTATCAGAACAAAGCTGATAATGTGCCAACAACACTGTCATCTTACACGTGTCTGGAGTATTTGAGACGCTGATCTTCAACAAGCACTGCATCTCTGTGTATTTCAAACCCAGCATCACACTAGGGCATGAACTGCCCAGAAGCCCATACACCTGAAAAATACATCTAATGTCTGCTGTCCAATGCAGTCAGGAATGCACATATGGGTGAAACTATCCAACCAATAAACACATGCATGGCTCACTCATAACAGGAGCACACTCTTCACGTGTTAACTTACACCTAAAGAATAAGTCAAAGTAGAGAACCCACCCCccaacagaggaggaggtccACGACACCACCACCTACAATGCAGTCCTTTCATTCCTTTCCGGTGAATTTAACCAACATTCACATTTCACGAGTCCAACATCAAACAACTGTCGTTACAACAGCCAGGGGCACTAACGAACCAAGTCATATAATTCATACTGACCCCACCATAGTTAAATACCTGGGGCTCCTCAACAGTCAGCTGTAACTGAAAAAGCGCCTTGGACGAGAGATCTTCATCAATTAGTAACTATCTGAAAACCAAGCACGCCATTCAAATTTTCTTGGATAAACACGAcatggatgactgagaatcctCCCAGATTAAAAGGTTAAATCAGAAACTCAAATAAATTGGCAAAACCTGGCAgttgaacacacacagctcttgtCATTGTCCTGGCAACTAAAAAGTTTTAAATCCACCTATACAACATGTACAGAATAACTGGGATTAGCTCAAAACCGGTAACTCAGTCTGAATTTGATTTTAGGGCCCTTCGGAGAATCTGCAGCTTTAAGGCACTTGTGCATTAACGCAACCTAGCTAGGGTATTGGAAATAGAAGCATTAATCCATTTATTGTTGGAAAGTCTCTAACATTACTGGATCTGTCTCAGTTAGCTTGTTAGGTTATTTAGTTCCAAATGTCcagtaaataaaatgtcttcttCCACAGTAGCTCTGCCTCAAAATGCTTTACTATTAATACAGTCTGTTGGACAGTGAAACAGGACCCTCTATAGTGGCACGTGTCAATTTAGTGGAGAACGTGACGTAATGCTGGACATGCGTTCCCCTCTCAGACCTCCAGGAGACTTTGTCGCCGTTCAGATGATTGTGCAGGCTGGAGGCGACATATGGACTTGTTGCACATGGGACAGACGCTGCGGATTTCTAACCATTTTAGCAGACACCTGGGAAAAGTAGAAAGATGAAAGACATGATGCATTACCACATTTTGTCATTTCTAAGAAGGACAAAGTATGTAAAGTTACATTTATGCTGAAACTATCAagacaacagaaaacagaagttTCTTTCCAGCCTGTTACCCTGCGGCCTGTGTGCGTACAAAGTaactcaaacaaacatttctgcaaACTTGGTGGGAATATTATTTGGGAGGGTCTGAGGTCTGCATTCTTGATGCAGAGGTAAAGAGCTACAGCCTGCTGTAGTTGTGCAACAGGATTGATCAGGCAGACATACACAATATTTACACAGTTCACAGATGCCGGGGACAAAGGCAGTGAAATACCAGTGAGAAATAACAGCAAACCAGGCATAAAAGCTGCTGTTAACATCTATGCTGCTGGGCAAAAACAGGTCTCAGTTGCTTAGAGCTTGCTTGTTTTGAAACATGCAGAGACATATGTTGTCAGGAATTTCCTCATCATTTTCTTAAGGGCAACCTGAAAAGCTGCTTTTCCTGAAAGTCACTACCTCTCAGACTGCTTTCAGCTGTTAACTTAAAGACAGATATCAAACAAAAATTGGAATTTAACGACATGGCATGGTTATTGAATATATTTGCACACCAATAAGTCTAGGACTTCAAGGCTAGAACAACATACTGTTGTTTTAAGCCTATTGAGCTACATAATGGATTTACTGACACAATGGCTGCTACCAAAGTTTTATTCCACATGGTTTCAATTGCAGATTGTTTCCATCCACAGCCTCACAAAAATGACATGCATGATCAGTTTGTGAAACAGTTTAACAAAATCTTGAGTTCTTTCCTTTGACTGCGACTTATAAAAACTGTTGCATGTTAACAAGCGTGGAGTCAGATGTTCAATCTCACGGAGGTTTGAATCAAGTTTGTAGAACTTACTTCTTGTGAAAAGCATGTGAACATGGGCACACCCCGAGCTCGTCCTTACTGCGAAACTCTTCTAAACACACTGCACATGTTTGCTGAGAAGGGAAAATGACAAGATCAAAATTTGATCAATAccttatatataataataaagtacAGCATGCACTTCTTATGTCATGTTGCATACCTGGAATGAATGTAGACAGAAAATGTACACCAACGCTACCCTACTACTAATTTGACAAAAAGACAGTAAACTGattttcaaagggtttaacatgttgttttggTGAGATTTTCTCAAAGCTCCTATAGTTTACAGTTTGTAATTAAGTGTGAgtcgtttttttatttcagttttatccTTGTGCTGCGGGACACGCATGCCTTCCTGTTTACCCCAGTatgcacatgcccagtgtatgtgagtggtTTTGTCATGTGCGTTGTCAGGTGGGTTAGTGTGGATGGGGATTAAAATTGGAtagagattgttttagtttttgagTGCACTCAGTTGCCTTACTTTTGTCAAACCACAATTAGTATTTATTATGTAATTGGAACAGAGTTTGTAAGACAGCCATAAGCAATGTTATATatgattgttattgttatgCTAATTGCTGTAGCTAGCTAAACAAGTTCTCACAAATCAGTAGTCAAGTTATTTTGTCAGCATTTCAGAGACAAACGCCTGAGGCTAAAATAAAGAGATGTTATTTCAGCTTGATAATATCCCCACATAACTAACTAAAAGTATCAGCATAGCTCTTTACTTAGTGTCATTTGTTACAGCAGTGAGTTTGCTTCTGGCCTCATTTTACACACGagtcacaaacacagatgagtaTGTCTTATCTCTTCGCCCCATTAGTCCATTAGCATTGGTCTGCTTTGCCTCTTTCAACTGTTGCATAAAAGTGTTTGATCACATTGACTGTGTATTGGACTTACACCAAGAAGGCTCAGTTTCTTCCCGGCTCCTTTCAAAACAACCTGCGAACGTGAAGGGATTTGTCACAAAATGCACGGAGTTCGAAGGAAAAAACAATACACattataatttgattaatcagtCATTAACAGAAATTGCTGTGAAATTACCTCACTGTAGCCATACTGTTCTCGAGCACCCCGTCGCCTCAATCTGTAAAGcacaagacacaaacaaactcgTCATACTTTAGTTTAGAGTGTGGAAATTCGAATGTGTCTTGATGCTCCACGTTTGTCTTCGGCGCGAcatgtcttgtcatgc encodes:
- the LOC109635128 gene encoding RING finger protein 122-like isoform X2 yields the protein MTSEELFNLPLNIYIIVLSIGLFVLMLSLLFCCYLFRLRRRGAREQYGYSEVVLKGAGKKLSLLGQTCAVCLEEFRSKDELGVCPCSHAFHKKCLLKWLEIRSVCPMCNKSICRLQPAQSSERRQSLLEV
- the LOC109635128 gene encoding RING finger protein 122-like isoform X1 is translated as MHPVKWCNGCLCDLGLQNSKLHCKMTSEELFNLPLNIYIIVLSIGLFVLMLSLLFCCYLFRLRRRGAREQYGYSEVVLKGAGKKLSLLGQTCAVCLEEFRSKDELGVCPCSHAFHKKCLLKWLEIRSVCPMCNKSICRLQPAQSSERRQSLLEV